GTTGCGCCCCCGCCACTCGTTCCCTGACCTCAGCAATCCTGTTGCTCATGACGAGACGCGATTATACGCCGGTGTCGGGGTTTTCTCCTCCGTGCTATAGTACCGCTCTCATTTGTCTCGTCGGGGGGATGAATCATGCGCAATGTGATGATCGTGGGGGCAGGTTCCGTGGGCGGTTTCTTCGGGGCCCATCTCGCCAAAGTCAATCCGAACGTCTCGTTCCTATTGCGGTCCAGGACCCTGGCGGCCGTGAAGGCGCGCGGCCTGACCATTCGCAGCGCCGGAGGCTCGTTCACAGTGCATCCGCCCGCCGCCTCCGATCCCAGGGAATTGTCCGCACCGGATCTGATCATCCTGTCGGTCAAGGCCTACGACCTCGACGAGGCGATGGCGCAACTGGAGCCGGTCATGACCGAGAAGACCGTCTTGTTGACCCTGCAAAACGGCGTGGATACAGAGGACCGGCTGATCGCCCGGCTCAAACGAGATTGCGTCGTCGGCGGGGTGGCGTTCATCTATTCCAAAATCGCCGAGCCGGGCGTGATCGAGCACTATAAGAAGGGCGCGGTGGCGATCGGCGAGCTGATGGGGCACGAGACCGAGCGCCTGTTGCAGATCCGCGATCTCTTTGCACAGGCCGGCATTCCCTGCCAACTCTCCAAGGACGTACGACGCAGCAAATGGGAGAAGATGTGCTGGAATTGCGTGTTCAACCCGCTCACGGTCCTCGTCAACGATCGGGTGGCGAAGGCGCTGGACCATCCGGAACTGTTGCGGGTCATCCATACGATCGTCCAGGAAGTCATGGCGGTGTCGGCCGCGCTGAAGGTGCCGCTCGCGCCGGACATGGCGGACCGGGTCGTCAAGTGGTCGCAGGAGTTGCGGGACATCCATACCTCCATGTACGACGATTGGAAGGCGGGCCGGCCGACCGAGATCGACTACTTGAACGGCTACATCGTACAAAAGGCACGCGAACTCGGCATCCCCACGCCGGTCAACGAGGCGTTGACGGCGATGATCAAGGTTGTGACCACCAAAGACCGGACAGGACCGGGCATCCTCCGGATCGACGGGGCCGTGGTCCAACCGGTGACCCTTGATCGACAGGCAATCGGTCAATTGCCGCAGGACCACCAGGTGGCCGACGTCGGGACCGTCACGTCGGGGATGAAGGGGCGGGCGATCAGGGTGAGCGGACTGCTCAACGTGCCGGCGTTGGAAATCGAGGCCGATCATGTGACGTTTCATTCGCTGGACGGCAGGTACGCCGCCACCTTGACGTTGCAGCAGGCGCGCGAGCATGGGTTGCTCATTTACGAACTGGATGGAGAGCCCTTGCCTGATGCGAAAGGCGGTCCGTTCAGATTGGTCACGCCGGGCCTTGGCGACCTCTGTGCCAACGTGAAGGGCGTCGGCCGGATCGAAGTCCGTGTGGGAACCGGCAAGGACACGAGACCGTCCCTGACAGAACGGACCCATTGCTGATAGGGCCAGCCCGCCTGAGAAAAATCTTCGAACGGTCTGTCCCGCGCACGCCGATGTTGTATCATGAGGGAACGATCATTCATTAAGGCCTCGTGAAGTCCCTCTTACGCGTCCTCTACTATCTTCGTCCCTACCGGTGGCTGGCTGCGGCCACCGTGCTCTGCGCCGCCTCGGCGACCGCCATGGAGCTGGTGCCCCCCTGGTTCATCAAGGTCGTCATCGACGACGTGATCCAGGCGAATCAACCCTCCTTGCTACCCTGGATACTGGCCGGCCTGGTGTTGGCCTACGGGTTAAAAAATCTGTTTGCGTCCTTTCGGATCAGGCTGAACAACCGGCTGGAGCAACAGGTCGTTCACGATCTGCGCAAGGAGGTCTTCGCGGCGCTCCAAAGGCTGTCGATCAGCTATTTTGAGAACCGTTCCACCGGCGAGATCATGTCCCGCATCTCCAACGATACGGAGCATGTCGAGCGGATCTTCATCGACGGCCTGGAGGGAGTGCTGACCGCCTCCCTGACCCTGCTGGGCATCATGGTCATGCTGGTCAGTCTGAATTGGAAGCTGGCCTTATTGGCCTTGGTGCCGATCCCGATCCTCGTCCTTTCCGCAAGCCGCTTTACGACCAAGGTGCATGGCTACTATCACCTGGTGAGGAAGGGCTTGGCTGAGCTGAATGCCTACCTTCAGGATGCGATCTCCGGGATCCGTGAGTCGATGGGCTTTAACCGGCAGGCCTACGAGCAGGGCCGCTTTAATCGGCTAAGTCAGGAGTACAGCCAGAGCAACCTCAAGGCCATGTACCTCTGGTCGGTCTATTCCCCCAGCATGATCTTTGTCGGAAGCCTGGGGACGGTGTTGATCCTGTGGTACGGATCGGGCGAGGTGCTCGCAGGCCGCTTGACGCTCGGCGAGTTGGTCCTGTTCCTCTCGTACCTGGCTCTGTTCTACGTGCCAATCAACCAAATCCATTCCGTCAACCACATGCTGCAACATGCCTTGGCTGCGAGCGAGCGCGTGTTCGAGGTGCTCGATACAATTCCAGAGGTGACAGATAAACCAGGCGTAGCGGCCCCGGCCGATCGTCTGGAAGGCGACGTCCGGTTCTCCCGGGTCCATTTTTACTATCGGCCGGATGTGCCGGTCTTGCGGGACGTGACCCTGTCCGTGAAAGCCGGGGAGCGGGTGGCGCTGGTCGGGCCGAGCGGGGCCGGCAAGAGCACCCTGTTGAAGCTGCTGATGCGGTTTTACGACGTGAAGGGCGGATCGGTGGCGATCGACGGGTACGATGTCCGGGATCTGCCGCTGGCCTTTCTCCGGAGCCAGATCGGGCTGGTGCAGCAGGAACCGTTTCTCTTCAACGGGACCGTGCGCGAGAACATCGCCTACGGCGACCTCTCGGCCGATCAGTCCGGCATTGAGGCGGTGGCGAAGGCGGCGCGGGCGCATGACTTTATTCGGGCGTTGCCGGAAGGCTATGACACCTGGATCGGCGAGCGCGGTGTCAAACTCTCCGTGGGGCAAAAGCAGCGGGTGTCGATCGCCCGCGTGCTGCTCAAGAATCCTCCGATTGTCATCTTTGACGAAGCCACGTCGAATATCGACACCGAAACCGAGGTGAAAATCCGCGAGGCCCTCAGCGAGCTGACCAGGGGACGGACCACCTTCATCATCGCCCACCGGCTCTCGACCCTGCATGACGTCGATCGGATCATCGTGTTGGACCACGGGCGGATCGTCGAGGAAGGCACGCACGACCGGCTGATGGAGCGAGGAGGGGTCTACGCAGGCCTCTACGGGGCTCAGTTCCAGGTGTGACTTCAGGGCTGCTCGATGCGGCAGCGGGTGCGTTCCTACCAGACGGTTTTCACCGCATATTGTGTAATCAACGGGTCAGGGGTCAGCAAGGTGAGTTCATGTTGGATGGCCTGACAGATCAATATACGGTCAAAGGGATCCCGATGAAGCGCAGGAAGGCGATGGATGTAAAGCACGGCCTGCTCCTCAAGTGCCAGTGGAACGATGGCGTGGCGTTCGCGTTGTTCCGGGATAAACCGTTCCGGCGTCTCAGGGAGAGGGAGTTTGCCAAGGCTGAACTTGACCGCCATTTCCCAGACCGAAACAGCACTGAGATAGGCTTCGTTGGCCGGATCGGTGAAGAGATCCTTTGCACGGCCCGACAGGGCTTGATCGTCGGTAATTATCCAAAGAAACGTGCAGGTATCTAACAGCAGCTTCATCCTGTCTTGCCGGAGAACGAATCGAGGAGATCGTCTGGCAGCGGTTCAAAGAACTCCTTGGGGATTGTGAAAAGCCCTTTGGCCAATCCAAGCGGGCGCTTGCGAGCGGGAGGCGCCGGCAAGGGACGAATCTCCGCGATCGGTTGATTGCGATTGCAGACCACGATTGTTTCCCCTTGTTTTTTCAATTTAGCCAAGTAATGGGAGAGATGGGTTTTGGCTTCGTGAATGTTGATCTTAATCATGACCATATAGTGGATCATCATAGAGACTAAGTCAAGCTTCCTCACATGACTTGCTCCGATCGGACATGTCAGCGTCAGAGCTACCGAATGACCTTGATCCGCTGCCACCGTTCGGAGCGATAGCGCCAGATGAGCAGCCCCATGCGCACGGTCCAGTCGATGACCATGCCCCACCAGACCGCGATCACCGTGCCGGGAAGCAGGTGCGACATCGCGTAGGCGACCGGAATCCGCACGCCCCACATCCCGACAAACGTGGCCCCCATGATGAAGCGGGTGTCGCCGGCTCCGCGCAACGAGCCGGACAGGACCATCGTGAGCGCGAGCGGGATCTGGATCAGGGCCACGATCTTGAGAAACGACGTGCCGAGCTCGATCACCGCGGTCTCGTCGGTAAAGAGGCGGAGCAGGGCGTAGGGAAAGAAAAAGAACACGATGCCCATCCCCGCCATCATGAGCGCCGCCTGGCGGTTCGCCTCCCAATTTTCCATCTTGGCCCGCTGATACTTGCCCGCCCCGATGCTCTGGCCCACCATCGAGGCGGCCGCGACCGCAAATCCGTAGCCCGGCAGAAACGACAGGGCTTCGATCGAGAGACCCACCTGGTGCGCGGCATAGGCGACCGTCCCGTAGGCGATCACGAGCTTGGTATAGAGCAGCACGCCGGCCTGTTGGACAACTCGTTCGCCGGAGGCCGGTGCTCCCACCTGCCAGGCGGACCGGAGCAGGTCCCACCGGACGCCGGCCGGCCAGTTCAACAGGTGGCGGCTCCGGCGGAGGAGAAAGAGGGCGCCGCCGAGCTCGGCGACGGCGGCGCCGATCGCCGCGCCCCGCACGCCCAGTAACGGGAAACCGGCTTTGCCATAGATCAAAACATAGGCCAGAGCGGCATAGACCGCGTTCACCATGATCAGCGCAAGGGCCGGGGTGCGGGTGTCGCCCGTGCCCTGGAGAACGGCCGAACAGATCTGAATGGTCACGGTGATCGGCAGGATCGCGAAGATCACGGTCACATAGGGCCGCGCCATGGTCACGACCGACGGCTCCGCGCCCAGGAGCCGCATCAGCATGGGGCTGAGCAAGGCCCCGATCAGGGCCAGGAGACCGGCGACCGCCAGGCCGATCAGCAGCAGGTGCGTGGCGGCGGCGCCGGCATCGCGGGTCCGGCGGGCGCCCCAGAGCTGTGCAACCAGCACGTTGCCGCTCACCGAAAATCCGGCAAGCAATGTGGTGGCGATGAAGATCAAGAGCTGGCTCAATCCCACCGCCGCGATCGGCTCGGCGCCCAGGCCCCCGACCAGAAACACCCCGAGAATGCCTTCGGCCCGTTGCAGGAGACTACTCACGGTCACCGGGAGCGCCAGGGTCAAGACCGACCAACGGATCTGATTCACGCGACCGTTCACAGGATCACCGTCCTACCAAGGCGGACACAGGGTGAGGCTGGACAGTATCACAAACGGTCTTGTACGTTGATCGGCATACGCAACTTCATTCTCCACGCGCCTTTCTCCATGGCCCGTCTTTCCAAATCTCGCTACCTCGCCGGCCTCCAATGCCACAAACGGCTCTATCTAGACATTCACGCGCCGGAGCTGGCGCGGCCGCCGGATGCGTCCACCCAAGCCATCTTGGACATGGGCTCGACGGTCGGCCAAACAGCCCGCGGGTATTTTCCCGGCGGCAAGCTGGTCGAGGCCGATTACCGGCACAAGCAAGATGCGCTCGACCAGACGGCGGCGCTGATGGCGGACCCGACCGTGCCGGCCATCTTCGAGGCGGCGCTGCTCTTCGAGCGCACGCTCGTACGGGTGGACGTGTTCCAGCGCGAAGAGCCGGCGGACGGGAACGGAGCGTGCTGGCGCTTGATTGAGGTTAAGTCCTCAGGTCGCCTCAAAGGGTACCACCTCGACGATCTGGCCATCCAAGCTTATGTCGCGATCGGAGTCGGACTTTCCCTGTCCGGCGTCTGCCTGATGCACCTCAATAGCGAATACCTCTATCCGGGCGGTGAGATCGATCTCACGCAGTTGTTCACCCTGTGCGATGTGACCGAGCTCGTCATGGACCGGCTCAAGGATTTGCCGGCCCGCCTGGCGGCGATGCGGGCGATGATCGAATCGCCCGCTTCTCCGGCGATCCAGCCCGGCGCGCATTGCCATACGCCTTATGAATGTCCCTATTGGGACCACTGCACACAAGCGAAACCAGCTCGCTGGGTGTACCATCTGCCGGGCCGGAAGACAACGGCGCAGGTGCTGATCGATCAAGGGGTGGAAACGATCGACGAGATTCCCGAATCCGTGTCGCTCACGATCATTCAGCGCCGGGTCAAGGACAACCGGGAATGGATCGGCCCGGCTCTGGCCGACGCCCTGGCCAGGGTGCGGTACCCCGTCCACCATCTCGATTTTGAAACGTTCATGCCGGCGATCCCGCGCTATCCGATGACGCGCCCCTATCAACTGATTCCGGTCCAGTGGTCCGATCATATCGAGACAGAGGCTGGGCGCCTCCTTCATCAGGATTATCTCTCTGAAGCCCCTGAGGATCCGCGCGAAGAATTCACACGGCGCTTGCTGGACTCGCTCGGGGACCGCGGGACGATCTGCGTCTATTCCCAATATGAACGGTCGGTGCTCGAACAGTTGGCCGAATTATTTCCACCGCATCGATCCGCCTTGCAGGCCGTCATCAAGCGCTTGTGGGACCTCTTGGCGATCGTCCAGGAGCATTACTACCATCCGGCCTTCGGCGGCTCCTATTCGATCAAGTCAGTGCTCCCGGCGGTGGTGCCGGGCTTGTCCTATGACGATCTCGAGATCGGCGACGGGGCGGTCGCGGCCCGCGAATACGTCCGGATGGTCTTCGAAGTCACCGACTGGGTGGAGCGACAGCGCATCGCGGACGCGCTGCGCGCCTATTGCGCGAGAGACACGTTGGGGATGGTCGAACTCAGGCGAGCGTTAGGGGAGAAGAGCAGGGGAGTGTGAAGGGGAGGGGTATATGCCCGATGGCAAGGCCTGAGGTGGCGTTGAATCGCTCCATGCTCCTTACAGAGGCTCCTGTTGCGTCGCACAGTGGAGCGTGCCCAGGCCCCAGACGAAATCGACGCAATGGATCCCCACGACGACGTGGCGAGGAAAGAGCTCGGCCAGCAGCCCCAGCGCGAGGCGGTCGTTCGGATCGTTGAAGGTCGGCACGATCACAACGTTGTTGGCGATGTAGAAGTTCGCATAGCTTGCCGGAAGGCGCATCCCATCGAACAGGAGCGGAGCCGGCATGGGTAGCGGAATCACATCCACCTTCCGTCCCGACGCGTCGCGAGCCGACTGGAGGCGCTCGCGGTTCTCGTTCAGGATCACATAGTTCTCGTCCTTGGGGTTCTTCTCCTCACAGAGCACGATCTGGCCTGGTCCGACGAAGCGGGCCAGGTCGTCAATGTGGCCGTGCGTGTCGTCCCCCGCGATGCCGCGACCCAGCCAGATCACCTGCGTGATCCCGAGCACCTCGCGAAAGACGCGCTCGATCCCCTCGCGGCCGAGGCCGGGATTTCTCGCCTGGACCGGCGACAGCAGGCATTCCTCAGTCGCCATCAGGGTTCCGCGGCCATCGACGTCGATCGCGCCCCCCTCCAGCACGACATCGCGGCGGCCGTGGACGACGCGGTATTCAGGGACATTCGCGGCCTTGGCGATTCGCGGGGCCACCAGGTCGTCCCTCTTGTGGTTGGGATACTTCGCCCACCCGTTGAACTTCCAGTGGGTGGCGATCCTCCCGCCGTCCTTATGTTTCACGAAGATGGGTCCAGAGTCCCGTGTCCAGACGCGGTCGGTCGGGATCCGGAAGAAGTCGACCTGCTTTAGGTCAACGGCGGCCTTCCGCAGCAGGCCTTTAGCCCGGTGTTCCATGGCGGCGTCTTGGACGAGGATGCAGACCCGTTCGTGGCGCGAGAGAATGCGGACGATTTCGGCATAGGCCCACGGGATGGCCGCGAACTTGCCAGGCCAGTCCGCCCGGTGGTGAGGCCAGGCGATCCACGTCGCGCGGTGGGGAGCCCACTCGGCGGGCATCGCGTACCCGCGGCGGGCGGGAGGGACCGTCATCGCTTCTCGAGGCTCCGCTCCGTGATCGGGCCGTACGCGTCGATCCGCCGGTCTCGCAGAAACGGCCAGTGCTGACGCGCGGTCTCAACGGTCCTCGGATCGACCTCCGCCACTAGCACCGCGGGCCGGTTCCTCGACGCCTCGGCGAGGATGCGTCCGTAGGGGTCGCAGATGAAGGAGGCGCCGAAGAACTCGATGCCCGCGGTCCTCGCCCCCTCGTGGCCCACGCGGTTGACCGCGGCGACGTAGACCCCGTTGGCGATCGCGTGCGAGCGCTGGATGGTCTGCCACGCGGAGATTTGCGACTCGCCCCATTCCTTCTTCTCGCTCGGGTGCCAACCGATTGCGGTGGGGTAGAACAGGACCGTCGGCCCGCGCAGCGCGGTCAGGCGCGCCGCTTCCGGGTACCACTGATCCCAGCAGATAAGGGTCCCGATGCGGCCGTGCTTGGTGTCGAACGCCTGAAATCCGAGGTCGCCAGGGGTGAAGTAGAATTTCTCGTAATAGAGTGGGTCGTCCGGGATGTGCATCTTCCGATAGGTGCCGACGTGGCAGCCGTCCGCGTCGAGCACCACCGCGGTGTTGTGGTAGATCCCCGCCGCGCGCCGCTCGAAGAGAGAGCCGACGATCGCGACCTTCAGCTTCTTCGCGAGCGCGCCGAGCGCGTTCGTCGAGGGCCCGGGGATCGGCTCCGCCAGCGCGAAGTTCGCGTGGTCCTCGCTCTGGCAGAAGTAGAGGCTGCGGTAGAGTTCGGGAAGACACACGACCTTCGCGCCCCGTTTTGCCGCGGCGCGGATCCCCTCCTCGGCCGCCGCCTGGTTCTCGCGCGCATCGCCCGTGCACCGCATCTGTACGAGCCCAATCTTAAGCGTCACGGTGTGCGAAGATAGCGCAACGGCGAGGAGAGCACAAGATTTCTCATCAGTTCGCTTGTACTTTCCGGAAGGACCATCACGGGGCGGCGGCCGGGGAGTATGTCCGGATGGTCTAGCCCACATTCTTCATGACGGTTCGTGACGTTCCACCCGTTGCTCTTTGATCGCAACGGGTCGCACGGCGGTTGCAGTAGAAGCGGTCATGAATATGTCAGCCAGGAAGTCACCGACCGGGTGGAGCGGCGGCGCATCACACACGATTTCCTGAAGAGCCGTCTTGAAAATTTGGGAAATTACGCGAGGCAACTAAATGGTCCAATTTCCCTAAGGAACCTTAGATGTTCCCTAAACGTGGTATTGCCTACATGCGTGACAGAGGTCGAGAATGCCCCGCTCTTCTCAGGGTTCCGAAACCTTGGAGAGACGAAACAGCCTGGTCCTACGGTCAGGAACTATTTGCGAGGGATGGAGATGAAAAACAACCGAATGGCCTCCGTTCAGGTCATGCTGGCGAATGCCTTGTTGTGCCTCGCAGGATGTAGTAGTGGAGGGGACCAAGGGACAAGCGCACCGCCTGTTTCCGCTGTGACAGCCGAAGGACTCTGGACCGGGACTACAACCACGGCTCGAACTGTCACAGGCATTATCCTAGACAACGGCAGTTTTTGGGTTCTCTACTCGGCGCCCAACAACAGCTCAATTATCGCAGGAGGTGTTCAAGGCACCTCAAGCTCCAGCAATGGCAACTTTTCTTCCATGGATGCACGAGACTTCAATCTTGAAGGGGGTGGAATAAATAATGCCACCATCGCAGGGAATTATGTGGCAAAGCAGTCGCTGAGCGGGACCATCACGTATCCATCATTGAACCAGGCCGTTGCATTTAGCGGTGTCTATGACGCTGCCTATGATCTAACCCCGTCTCTTGCCACGATCGCGGGTTCCTATTCAGGAACAGCCGCTGTTGTAGGGAGCATCGGCGAGTCTGCGACTGTGGCTATTTCACAGAGTGGTGCCGTTTCAGGTGTTGGGAATAGCGGCTGCACCTTTACGGGAACCGTCGCTCCACGAGCAAAGGGGAATGTGTACGACGTCACAGTCACCTTCGGGGGTGGTGTATGTTCTAACGGAAATAGCACGGTTACCGGCATAGGGTACTTCGACGCAGGATCGAATCGACTCTATAGTGCCGCTGTTAACAGCGCCAGAACGAATGGCTTCATCTTTGTGGGGACAAAATCCCCCGGCCCATCTCCATTGGCGAAAGTCATTCTTGGTCGTTCGACCAATGGGAATCTCGATATGTATCTCAGCAACATCGATGGTAGCGCAGTAGTCACGCTCGCGGCTGACAGCACAATCAGCGAGCGGTTCTCTCGCGTAGTTGGGAATCAAGTCATCTATCATACAAGCCCTGTGGGACCTCTTGTTCCTCGCGATATTTGGAAGGTCAATCTTGATGGCACAGGTGCCGCTCAGTTGGTCAGTACCGGGGCCGATGAATTCGCAAGTGGTGTGACAGCAACCTGGTTGGTGTATGGCATTTCCCAGACGATAGGCGGACTCAGGGATCTGGCCAGTGTAAGTCTTGATGGATCGACACAACGGGTTTTGGCAAGTAGCGGGGATGATGAATACTTTAGAAGTATCGTCGGCGAGCGGGTTATTTATGAACGACGGGTCGGGAGCCAGGTCAACCCGCAAAGCAACAACACGGACATCTACAGCATCAATGCTGACGGAACCGACGTTCGTCCGATCGCAACGACTGCCCTCGAAGAGTTCGATCAAGCCACGGTGGGAAACCGGCTCATCTTTGTGAGACGCAATGACCCCTCATCTCCCGCAGACCTTCTTATCGCGAATATCGACGGTACGGGTGCCCCCATTACGCTCGCCGGAAGTCCGGACAGTGAATTTTTCGGGGCTGTGGCGGGTAACCGTATGATTTACATGCGGGGAGTAGCAGGTGGCGGCCAGTTTGATCTCTATGCGGTCAATCTGGACGGTACGGGGACTACTCCGCTCTCCCTCAACCCAGGCAATGAATTCTTTGCTGTGGTGGTTGGTGATCGAGTTGTGTACGAAAGAACAGTGAATGGCCAAACCGATATCTATAGCGTCAACCTGAATGGTACTGGAGAAGTACCCCTGGCTACCGGTCCGGGAGATGAATTCACTGCTGGAGTCGCTGGCGACCGCATCATTTTCCGCCGCGATAATGGGGGCCAGGATGACCTCTACGCCATCCGAGCCGATGGCACGGGAGGAGAAGTAGCCCTTGTGACTAGTGCTCTCGATGAGTTATTCGCGGCTGTCGTCGGTGATCGCCTCATTTTTCAACGACAACAGCCAGGCAGCTCGCCGATTGGCCCACTGGACCTTTACAGCGTGCGGTTAGATGGAACGGGGTTGACACCCCTCGCAGCAAGCCAGGACAACGAGGACTTTGTTGGATCTCTAGGCAGCATGATCTTTTATGAGCGACGCACCGGCGGGCAGATCTCCTCAACCCCACGGGACTTGTTTGCAATACCGGCAGATGGCAGCGCGGCTCCAACTCCCTTCGCAAACACGAGTGCAGATGAGTTCTTTGCTGCTGCCTTTTGAGAGTAGGTGAGGTCAGGGATGATCAGCAATAATCAATCTGGTGACCTGTCTGCGTTCCGTTAACAGTCAGGCAGACCCTCAAGCTCTTGCTCTTGGATATTAGCCGTCGCCACGTCCTCGATTGTTACGGTTTCTCTAGGTGGAGGGAAGAGCCAGATATGTACCGCCTGCATGTTTTTGGTCAGGGTTACTCCTAGGGACGTAACGAGTAACACTGTCTCGCCAACCTCAGGGCTTGCTAATCCAGCGGCAGGGCCCCGCCTGTAAAGGCGGGGGAATCTATTGCTGCCAGCCAATTCAATTGCCTGCCTGTCCCTGGGACCGTACACAATCGGTTATGCGGAGTCTGCGAATGTTTACTTCACGGATTTCTCGCTCGATTCTATGTGGCTCCCCGCGGGCCAATTCGAGTATGCTTGCCCGATCATGGATTCGTTCGAATCACACTACCTGACTATTGCGACCTTTCGGGTTAAGGACACCCAGGTACCAAACGAGGTCGAGATCGATGACCGGGGATCTTTCAAGGCGACGATTAGAAAAGTGTGTATTTGTGGCTCCCCAGTTGAATTTGACCGGGACACAGGTAAGTGGCTCTGTTCCGCATCGGGTGCCGACCTGGACGTCAAGAAATGGAATTGCGTTCCGTTAATTAAGGGAGCGAATCTTGGGAACGTCGACGTTTCGGACTTGAAGCATCCAGACTGCACATCCGTAGTCACATTCGGCGAGGATGGTGACCTAATAGCACTCTTAAAAATTGAGGCCAAAGACCACTGGGTCATAAGTGATCCCCTACCTATCTTTGAATGTCTCAGTGTAAAGCCATTCGAGACCGACCTGTTACTTCGTTGGTTTCTCAATCTGGAAGACGACCTTAGCAGCGGCTTGTCGTTCGAGATTTTTTGGAA
The DNA window shown above is from Nitrospira tepida and carries:
- a CDS encoding 2-dehydropantoate 2-reductase; the encoded protein is MRNVMIVGAGSVGGFFGAHLAKVNPNVSFLLRSRTLAAVKARGLTIRSAGGSFTVHPPAASDPRELSAPDLIILSVKAYDLDEAMAQLEPVMTEKTVLLTLQNGVDTEDRLIARLKRDCVVGGVAFIYSKIAEPGVIEHYKKGAVAIGELMGHETERLLQIRDLFAQAGIPCQLSKDVRRSKWEKMCWNCVFNPLTVLVNDRVAKALDHPELLRVIHTIVQEVMAVSAALKVPLAPDMADRVVKWSQELRDIHTSMYDDWKAGRPTEIDYLNGYIVQKARELGIPTPVNEALTAMIKVVTTKDRTGPGILRIDGAVVQPVTLDRQAIGQLPQDHQVADVGTVTSGMKGRAIRVSGLLNVPALEIEADHVTFHSLDGRYAATLTLQQAREHGLLIYELDGEPLPDAKGGPFRLVTPGLGDLCANVKGVGRIEVRVGTGKDTRPSLTERTHC
- a CDS encoding ABC transporter ATP-binding protein; this encodes MKSLLRVLYYLRPYRWLAAATVLCAASATAMELVPPWFIKVVIDDVIQANQPSLLPWILAGLVLAYGLKNLFASFRIRLNNRLEQQVVHDLRKEVFAALQRLSISYFENRSTGEIMSRISNDTEHVERIFIDGLEGVLTASLTLLGIMVMLVSLNWKLALLALVPIPILVLSASRFTTKVHGYYHLVRKGLAELNAYLQDAISGIRESMGFNRQAYEQGRFNRLSQEYSQSNLKAMYLWSVYSPSMIFVGSLGTVLILWYGSGEVLAGRLTLGELVLFLSYLALFYVPINQIHSVNHMLQHALAASERVFEVLDTIPEVTDKPGVAAPADRLEGDVRFSRVHFYYRPDVPVLRDVTLSVKAGERVALVGPSGAGKSTLLKLLMRFYDVKGGSVAIDGYDVRDLPLAFLRSQIGLVQQEPFLFNGTVRENIAYGDLSADQSGIEAVAKAARAHDFIRALPEGYDTWIGERGVKLSVGQKQRVSIARVLLKNPPIVIFDEATSNIDTETEVKIREALSELTRGRTTFIIAHRLSTLHDVDRIIVLDHGRIVEEGTHDRLMERGGVYAGLYGAQFQV
- a CDS encoding type II toxin-antitoxin system VapC family toxin, which gives rise to MKLLLDTCTFLWIITDDQALSGRAKDLFTDPANEAYLSAVSVWEMAVKFSLGKLPLPETPERFIPEQRERHAIVPLALEEQAVLYIHRLPALHRDPFDRILICQAIQHELTLLTPDPLITQYAVKTVW
- a CDS encoding type II toxin-antitoxin system Phd/YefM family antitoxin yields the protein MIKINIHEAKTHLSHYLAKLKKQGETIVVCNRNQPIAEIRPLPAPPARKRPLGLAKGLFTIPKEFFEPLPDDLLDSFSGKTG
- a CDS encoding MATE family efflux transporter; the protein is MNGRVNQIRWSVLTLALPVTVSSLLQRAEGILGVFLVGGLGAEPIAAVGLSQLLIFIATTLLAGFSVSGNVLVAQLWGARRTRDAGAAATHLLLIGLAVAGLLALIGALLSPMLMRLLGAEPSVVTMARPYVTVIFAILPITVTIQICSAVLQGTGDTRTPALALIMVNAVYAALAYVLIYGKAGFPLLGVRGAAIGAAVAELGGALFLLRRSRHLLNWPAGVRWDLLRSAWQVGAPASGERVVQQAGVLLYTKLVIAYGTVAYAAHQVGLSIEALSFLPGYGFAVAAASMVGQSIGAGKYQRAKMENWEANRQAALMMAGMGIVFFFFPYALLRLFTDETAVIELGTSFLKIVALIQIPLALTMVLSGSLRGAGDTRFIMGATFVGMWGVRIPVAYAMSHLLPGTVIAVWWGMVIDWTVRMGLLIWRYRSERWQRIKVIR
- a CDS encoding DUF2779 domain-containing protein; translation: MARLSKSRYLAGLQCHKRLYLDIHAPELARPPDASTQAILDMGSTVGQTARGYFPGGKLVEADYRHKQDALDQTAALMADPTVPAIFEAALLFERTLVRVDVFQREEPADGNGACWRLIEVKSSGRLKGYHLDDLAIQAYVAIGVGLSLSGVCLMHLNSEYLYPGGEIDLTQLFTLCDVTELVMDRLKDLPARLAAMRAMIESPASPAIQPGAHCHTPYECPYWDHCTQAKPARWVYHLPGRKTTAQVLIDQGVETIDEIPESVSLTIIQRRVKDNREWIGPALADALARVRYPVHHLDFETFMPAIPRYPMTRPYQLIPVQWSDHIETEAGRLLHQDYLSEAPEDPREEFTRRLLDSLGDRGTICVYSQYERSVLEQLAELFPPHRSALQAVIKRLWDLLAIVQEHYYHPAFGGSYSIKSVLPAVVPGLSYDDLEIGDGAVAAREYVRMVFEVTDWVERQRIADALRAYCARDTLGMVELRRALGEKSRGV
- a CDS encoding agmatine deiminase family protein encodes the protein MTVPPARRGYAMPAEWAPHRATWIAWPHHRADWPGKFAAIPWAYAEIVRILSRHERVCILVQDAAMEHRAKGLLRKAAVDLKQVDFFRIPTDRVWTRDSGPIFVKHKDGGRIATHWKFNGWAKYPNHKRDDLVAPRIAKAANVPEYRVVHGRRDVVLEGGAIDVDGRGTLMATEECLLSPVQARNPGLGREGIERVFREVLGITQVIWLGRGIAGDDTHGHIDDLARFVGPGQIVLCEEKNPKDENYVILNENRERLQSARDASGRKVDVIPLPMPAPLLFDGMRLPASYANFYIANNVVIVPTFNDPNDRLALGLLAELFPRHVVVGIHCVDFVWGLGTLHCATQQEPL
- a CDS encoding carbon-nitrogen hydrolase, producing MTLKIGLVQMRCTGDARENQAAAEEGIRAAAKRGAKVVCLPELYRSLYFCQSEDHANFALAEPIPGPSTNALGALAKKLKVAIVGSLFERRAAGIYHNTAVVLDADGCHVGTYRKMHIPDDPLYYEKFYFTPGDLGFQAFDTKHGRIGTLICWDQWYPEAARLTALRGPTVLFYPTAIGWHPSEKKEWGESQISAWQTIQRSHAIANGVYVAAVNRVGHEGARTAGIEFFGASFICDPYGRILAEASRNRPAVLVAEVDPRTVETARQHWPFLRDRRIDAYGPITERSLEKR